From Microcebus murinus isolate Inina unplaced genomic scaffold, M.murinus_Inina_mat1.0 scaf001_hap2_Mmur4.0, whole genome shotgun sequence, the proteins below share one genomic window:
- the LOC105867072 gene encoding CDGSH iron-sulfur domain-containing protein 2 gives MVLESVAHIVKVQLPAYLKRLPVPESISGFARLTVSEWLRLLPFLGVLALLGYLAVRPFLSKKKQQKDSLINLKIQKENPKVVNEINIEDLCLTKAAYCRCWRSKTFPACDGSHNKHNELTGDNVGPLIMKKKEV, from the coding sequence ATGGTGCTGGAGAGCGTGGCCCACATCGTGAAGGTGCAGCTTCCCGCATACCTCAAGCGGCTCCCGGTGCCCGAAAGCATTTCCGGCTTTGCCAGACTCACAGTTTCAGAATGGCTTCGGCTACTGCCTTTCCTTGGTGTACTTGCACTACTGGGCTACCTTGCAGTCCGTCCATTCCTCTcgaagaaaaaacaacaaaaggataGCTTGATTAAtcttaaaatacaaaaggaaaatccAAAAGTGGTGAATGAAATAAACATTGAAGATCTGTGTCTTACTAAAGCAGCTTATTGTAGGTGTTGGCGTTCTAAGACGTTTCCTGCCTGTGATGGTTCGCATAACAAACACAATGAATTGACAGGAGATAATGTGGGTCCACtaataatgaagaagaaagaagtatAG